The Thermomonospora amylolytica sequence CCGTGAGGTGGAGCGAATCCCTAAAAGCCGGTCTCAGTTCGGATCGAAGTCTGCAACTCGACTTCGTGAAGTCGGAGTCGCTAGTAATCGCAGATCAGCAACGCTGCGGTGAATACGTTCCCGGGCCTTGTACACACCGCCCGTCACGTCACGAAAGTCGGCAACACCCGAAGCCCGTGGCCCAACCCTTCGTGGGGGGGAGCGGTCGAAGGTGGGGCCGGCGATTGGGACGAAGTCGTAACAAGGTAGCCGTACCGGAAGGTGCGGCTGGATCACCTCCTTTCTAAGGAGCACCCGGCCCGACTTGTTCTTCCACGGAAGAACAGTCCAGGGTCCAGGGAATCGCCCGTCAGGACCGACCGTGTCCTGGGGTGGTTGCTCATAGAACCGTGGAGCACTGGCTATTCAACCTGCCGGGACCGCCGTCCTGGTCAGTACTACCCGCATCCCCCAGCTCCTGGTGAGCCGGTGCGGATGGTCCCTCTTCGGTGAGGGGTCGGGTGCTCGGCCTCCTGCGAGGTGGATGCCGGGGTGTGGAACCTCCGGGTGCGGGGTTCGGGTGGGTTGGGCACACTGTTGGGTCCTGAGGAAACGGACCCGTCTCGCCCCCTCTGGGGGTGGGGGTTGTTTTCTCTGGGCTGCGGGGCCACGACTCCTCGGAGGGTTCGTCTCTTTGGGTGTGGTGTGGTTGTCCGGTTGTTTTTTTGTGAACTGCATAGTGGACGCGAGCATCTTTGATTGCTGTAGGTTTGTTAAGTTGTTAAGGGCATACGGTGGATGCCTTGGCATCGGGAGCCGATGAAGGACGTGGGAGCCTGCGATATGCCTCGGGGAGCCGGCAACCAGGCTGTGATCCGGGGATTTCCGAATGGGGTAACCTGGCACCTGTCATGGGGTGTCGCTGCCGCCTGAATGTATAGGGCGGTGGTGGGAACGCGGGGAAGTGAAACATCTCAGTACCCGCTGGAAGAGAAAACAATATGTGATTCCGTGAGTAGTGGTGAGCGAAAGCGGAGGAGCCTAAACCGTGCGCGTGTGATACCTGGCAGGGGTTGCGTGTGCGGGGTTGTGGGACCATCCGGCCGGTGCTGCCATGCCGGCAAGGAGTGATAAACCGCTGGGGTAGTCGAACGGCTTGGGATGGCCGACCGTAGACGGTGAGAGTCCGGTAGGCGAAACTCTGGTGGCTTCTGGGTGTGTTCCCGAGTAGCACGGGGCCCGTGGAATCCCGTGTGAATCTGCCACGACCACGTGGTAAGGCTGAATACTTCCCGATGACCGATAGCGGACCAGTACCGTGAGGGAAAGGTGAAAAGTGCCCCGGTGAGGGGTCGTGAAAGAGTACCTGAAACCGTGTGCCTACAAGCCGTCAGAGCCGTAGGCCGCCCGTCTTCGTGTCGGGTGGTTGGTGATGGCGTGCCTTTTGAAGAATGAGCCTGCGAGTTATGGTGTGTGGCGAGGTTAACCCGTGTGGGGTAGCCGTAGCGAAAGCGAGTCTGAAGAGGGCGCTGGAGTCGCATGCTGTAGACCCGAAGCGGGGTGATCTAGCCATGGGCAGGGTGAAGCGCCGGTAAGACGGTGTGGAGGCCCGAACCCACCAGGGTTGAAAACCTGGGGGATGACCTGTGGTTAGGGGTGAAAGGCCAATCAAACTCCGTGATAGCTGGTTCTCCCCGAAATGCATTTAGGTGCAGCGTCGTGTGTTTCTTGCCGGAGGTAGAGCTACTGGATGGCCTAGGGGCCTCACCGGGTTACCGAAGTCAGCCAAACTCCGAATGCCGGTAAGTGAGAGCGCGGCAGTGAGACTGCGGGGGATAAGCTTCGTAGTCGAGAGGGAAACAGCCCAGATCATCGGCTAAGGCCCCTAAGCGTGTGCTAAGTGGTAAAGGATGTGGAGTTGCCGTGACAACCAGGAGGTTGGCTTAGAAGCAGCCATCCTTGAAAGAGTGCGTAATAGCTCACTGGTCAAGTGATTCCGCGCCGACAATGTAGCGGGGCTCAAGCACACCGCCGAAGCCGTGGCACTGACACTTGAGGTGTTGGTGGGTAGGGGAGCGTCCTGCAGCCGGTGAAGCCGCCGAGTGATCGTGTGGTGGAGGCTGTGGGAGTGAGAATGCAGGCATGAGTAGCGATTCACACGTGGGAAACGTGTGCGCCGGATGACCAAGGGTTCCTGGGGCAGGCTGATCCGCCCAGGGTAAGTCGGGACCTAAGGCGAGGCCGTGAGGCGTAGTCGATGGACAACGGGTTGATATTCCCGTACCCGCTGGTACGCGCCCATACCGAACCTCCTGATGCTAACCACCCGAACCGCCGCCTGGTCTTCGGACCGGGTGTTTGCGGGGAGGCTGGGGCCCGAGGGGGTAGTAGGTAAGCGATGGGGTGACGCAGGAGGGTAGCTCAGCCCAGGCGATGGTCGACCTGGGGTAAGCAGGTAGCCCGGATCGTAGGCAAATCCGCGGTCCATGAGGGTGAGATGTGATGCCGAGCCGTTTTAGGTGAAGTGAGTGATCCCATGCTGCCGAGAAAAGCCTCTAGCGAGTGTGCCGGCGGCCCGTACCCCAAACCGACTCAGGTGGTCAGGTAGAGAATACCGAGGCGATCGGGTGAACTGTGGTTAAGGAACTCGGCAAATTGCCCCCGTAACTTTGGGAGAAGGGGGGCCACGCCTGGTGAACGCCCTTGCGGTGGGAGCTGGGGGTGGTCGCAGTGGCCAGGGGGAAGCGACTGTTTACTAAAAACACAGGTCCGTGCGAAGTCGTAAGACGCTGTATACGGACTGACGCCTGCCCGGTGCCGGAACGTTAAGAGGACCGCTCAACCCCGCGTGCGGGGTGAAGGTGAGAATCTAAGCGCCGGTAAACGGCGGTGGTAACTATAACCATCCTAAGGTAGCGAAATTCCTTGTCGGGTAAGTTCCGACCTGCACGAATGGCGTAACGACTTCCCCGCTGTCTCAACCACAGGCCCGGCGAAATTGCAGTACGAGTAAAGATGCTCGTTTCGCGCAGCAGGACGGAAAGACCCCGGGACCTTCACTACAGCTTGGTATTGGCGTTGGGAGCGTCTTGTGTAGGATAGGTGGGAGACTGTGAAGCCGCCACGCTAGTGGGGGTGGAGTCGTTGGTGAAATACCACTCTGGTCGTTTCGAGCGTCTAACCCGCGCCCGTGAATCCGGGTGGGGGACAGTGCCTGGTGGGTAGTTTAACTGGGGCGGTTGCCTCCTAAAGGGTAACGGAGGCGCCCAAAGGTTCCCTCAGCCTGGTTGGTCATCAGGTGTTGAGTGCAAGGGCACAAGGGAGCTTGACTGTGAGACAGACATGTCGAGCAGGTGCGAAAGCAGGGCCTAGTGATCCGGCATCTCCGTGTGGAAGGGATGTCGCTCAACGGCTAAAAGGTACCCCGGGGATAACAGGCTGATCTTCCCCAAGAGTCCATATCGACGGGATGGTTTGGCACCTCGATGTCGGCTCGTCGCATCCTGGGGCTGGAGTAGGTCCCAAGGGTTGGGCTGTTCGCCCATTAAAGCGGCACGCGAGCTGGGTTTAGAACGTCGCGAGACAGTTCGGTCCCTATCCGCTGCGCGCGTAGGAGACTTGAGAGGGTCTGTCCCTAGTACGAGAGGACCGGGACGGACGAACCTCTGGTGTGCCAGTTGTCCCGCCAGGGGCATGGCTGGTTGGCTACGTTCGGTCAGGATAACCGCTGAAAGCATCTAAGCGGGAAGCCTTCCTCGAGATGAGGTCTCCCTCCCCCTGTGTGGGGGTAAGGCCCCCAGGAGACGACTGGGTTGATAGGCCGGGCATGGAAGCATCGTAAGGTGTGGAGTGGACCGGTACTAATAGGCCGAGCGGCTTAACACACCACTGTTGCAGTGTGATGTTCGCGTCCCTGTGCGGTTCACAGAAAACAACCCCCGCACCCCGCCGGCCCCCTGGCCGGCTCGGGTTGTTGGCAACTGAATATCACGCGTCCACCACCCCCTCGGGGTGCTGGGAGCGCCACGGGTTTCCCGCCGTGCCTGGCACGGCCGGGGTGAGGCGTTCCGGTGGTCATGGCGGAGGGGAAACACCCGGTCTCATTCCGAACCCGGTAGTTAAGCCCTCCAGCGCCGATGGTACTGCACGGGAGACCGTGTGGGAGAGTAGGACACCGCCGGAACAACAACCACCGGAAAGGGCCCGGCCCCGCGAAGGCTTCGTCTTCGCCGGGGGCCGGGCCCTTTTCGTATTCCCGGAGCCTTCCCTGGTCCTTCTCCGCGTGCTCCCCCGGGGGGCCTTCTTCCGCGACCGGGCCCTGCTTCCGCCCCTCTTCTTTGGTGTGTTCCCCCGCCCCTTGCGGTCCTTGTCCCGGGCCGTGGTGTCTGCGTGGTTCCCAGCCCCTTTTCCGCGCCTTCGGTGTCTCCGCGAGGATGCCGGCGACCGGCCGGGACGCTCCCCACCCCCTGGGGGGTCAGTTCCCCAGTCCTTTCCCGGGCCCTTCTCCCGGCCCTTCGTGCCGAGGCTGCGGTCTTCCCGGCGAGCCTCCCGGAGAAGGCCGACCCCCCTTCTTTGGCCCCGCTCCACCGGGGCATGCCCCGATCACGGAACGCGCCCGCCCGTCCGGCTGATCGGGTTTCCGGGAGGCACGACCCTCCGAGGGCCTCCCTCGAGGACCTTTCCCTGGTCCTTTCCGTGCCTTCGCGTCTTCGCGTGGGGGCCGGCGACCGGCTGGGCCGTCCGCCGCCGACGGCGTGGTTGTGGGCGGATCGCCTGGGTTGGCGGCTGCCGTCGCCTGCACTGTCGCTACGAGCGCAAGGCCGAAGACTTCCTTTTCATCGCCATTGCCTTCGCCCTGGTCTGCTATTGCCGACTCGCCAAGTGGGACGAACTCTATGGCGGGGGCTGGAGGTTGGACGGGGGGTCAGGGGGTGGGGGTTAGGACGGTGTCGAGGGTTTTGGCCCATTGGGTGAGGAGGCGGGTTCGGCGGGGGGAGTCGTCGGTGAGGAGGGCGGCCAGGCCGAGGCCGCGGACCAGGTCGAGGGTGGCCTGGATGGTTTCGCGGACGCCGGGGATGGACTCGTCGGCGTTCAGGGCCTCGACGGTGAGGCGGTGGGCCTCGCGGCCCACGCGGGCTTCGAGGGGGAGCACCTGGGCGCGGAGCTGGGGATCGGAACTGGCGGCCACCCAGAGCTGGAGGGCGGCGCGGAACAGGGGGCTGGTGTAGAGGTCGCCGAGCATGGTGACGACCTCCAGGGTGGTGAGGGGAGTGCCGGCGGAGGCCTCGAGGCGGGCGCGCATGCTGCGCATGCGGACCTCGGCGCCGTACTCGACGGCGGCGGTGACCAGGTCCTCGCGGGTGCGGAAGTGATGCTGGGCGGCGCCTCGGGAGACGCCGGCGCGTTCGGCCACGACCGCGACGGTGGTGCCCGACCAGCCCTCGGAGGCGAGGCAGTCGATGGCGGCCTCGAGGAGGCGCCGCCGGGTGGCCCGGCTGCGGTCCTGCCGGGGCTCGCGGGAAGGGGCCTGCGGCGTCATGGCGTCCTCCGCTCGGTGGGCGGTACGGGTGACTCGGACCAAAACAATCATGCGTGATTGATTTTTTCCAGTATGCCTGGCATCGTGCAGCCATGACCCACGCGCAGGGTGCGCCGCTGCGGATCGGGAACGCCTCGGGCTTCTACGGGGACCGGTTCGCCGCGGTCCGGGAGATGATCGAGGGCGGGCCGCTGGACGTTCTCACCGGCGACTACCTCGCCGAGCTGACGATGCTGATCCTGGGGCGCGGGCGGCTGAAGGATCCGGACGGCGGCTATGCGACGACGTTCCTGCGGCAGATGGAGGACGCTCTCGGGCTGGCCGCGGAACGAGGGGTCACCATCGTCGCCAACGCGGGCGGGCTCAACCCGCGCGGGCTGGCGGCCAAGCTGCGGGAGCTGACGGAACGGCTGGGACTGGACCGGAAGATCGCCCATGTGGAGGGCGACGACCTCAAGGCGCGCGCCGCGGAGTTCGGGTTCACCGACCCGCGGTACGGGGATCCGCTGACCGCCAACGCCTACCTGGGGGCCTGGGGGATCGCCGAATGCCTGCGGGCCGGGGCCGACATCGTGGTGACCGGGCGGGTCACCGACGCCTCGCTGGTGGTCGGCCCGGCGGCGGCGCGGTTCGGCTGGCGGCGCGACGACTGGGACGCGCTGGCGGGAGCCACCGTCGCGGGGCACGTACTGGAGTGCGGGGCGCAGGCCACCGGCGGCAACTACGCGTTCTTCACCGAGGTCCCCGGTCTGCGGCATGTCGGGTTCCCGATCGCCGAGATCCACCCGGACGGGTCGAGCGTGATCACCAAGCATGACGGGACCGGCGGAGCGGTCACCACGGAGACGGTGACGGCCCAGCTGCTGTACGAGATCGGCGGGCCCAGGTACGCCGGTCCCGACGTCACGACCAGGTTCGACACGATCGAGCTGGCGCAGGAGGGGCCGGACCGGGTGCGGATCGGCGGCGTCAAGGGCGAGCCGCCGCCCGCCACCACCAAGGTCTGCCTCAACCACCTGGGCGGCTTCCGCAACGAGGCGACGTTCGTGCTCACCGGGCTCGACATCGAGGCCAAGGCGGAGCTGGTCAAGGAGCAGATGGAGGCGGCGTTCGAGGGCGGGCGCCCGCACAGGGTGGAGTGGACGCTGCTCGGCACGCCCGATCCGGACCCCGCGACGCAGGGGGCGGCCACGGTGCTCCTGCGCTGCGCCGTTCTCGATCCCGACGAGGGCAAGGTCGGACGGGCGTTCAGCGGGGCGGCCGTGGAGCTGGCGCTGGCCAGCTACCCGGGGTTCTCGATGACCTCCCCGCCCGGCAAGGCGTCACCGTACGGGGTCTACAAGGCCGCGTACGTCGACAGCGCCGAGGTGGAGCACGTCGCGGTCCTCCCGAACGGCG is a genomic window containing:
- a CDS encoding TetR/AcrR family transcriptional regulator codes for the protein MTPQAPSREPRQDRSRATRRRLLEAAIDCLASEGWSGTTVAVVAERAGVSRGAAQHHFRTREDLVTAAVEYGAEVRMRSMRARLEASAGTPLTTLEVVTMLGDLYTSPLFRAALQLWVAASSDPQLRAQVLPLEARVGREAHRLTVEALNADESIPGVRETIQATLDLVRGLGLAALLTDDSPRRTRLLTQWAKTLDTVLTPTP
- a CDS encoding acyclic terpene utilization AtuA family protein, which encodes MTHAQGAPLRIGNASGFYGDRFAAVREMIEGGPLDVLTGDYLAELTMLILGRGRLKDPDGGYATTFLRQMEDALGLAAERGVTIVANAGGLNPRGLAAKLRELTERLGLDRKIAHVEGDDLKARAAEFGFTDPRYGDPLTANAYLGAWGIAECLRAGADIVVTGRVTDASLVVGPAAARFGWRRDDWDALAGATVAGHVLECGAQATGGNYAFFTEVPGLRHVGFPIAEIHPDGSSVITKHDGTGGAVTTETVTAQLLYEIGGPRYAGPDVTTRFDTIELAQEGPDRVRIGGVKGEPPPATTKVCLNHLGGFRNEATFVLTGLDIEAKAELVKEQMEAAFEGGRPHRVEWTLLGTPDPDPATQGAATVLLRCAVLDPDEGKVGRAFSGAAVELALASYPGFSMTSPPGKASPYGVYKAAYVDSAEVEHVAVLPNGERVPIAPSETTRAPDVQEDDRMPEPLDATGPTVRAPLGRILGARSGDKGGDANIGVWARTDEQWRWLAHHLTAERLKELFPETGGLTVTRHLLPNLKAVNFVVEGILQEGVSASTRFDPQGKALGEWLRARTADIPEAIL